The sequence AGAATGGCCTGAACTGAACATCTTCATCTCCACCACCTCGGCTTCCAACTGGTGTGCGGTCCAAAGGAAACTTTGAGCTGTTCACTAGGGGAGAGAATTAGGGAAGAATGTAAGAATATTTCCTAATAGATCTTTAGGTACAAAATAACAGtcactgaataaatatttaacacaATTTAACTCCTATGAGGTGGATAAAATAATTATCTTAAACTCATCTCCTGTGATAAGATAAATAAGACCTAACCCAAGAGCAAAGACTGTCACTCAGCTCTTCCCTACCACAGAATACATGATAGCTTCTGTGAAAAGCAAACAGATTGAATAAATATCTGGCTAATCCTACCAGACCCTTCCTTGGTTTTAACAGACTTCATTAAAGAGGAAAAACCTGATTGTATCCACCTAAAAATAAGAGAGATCAAAAGCTAAGTACAGGGCTAGAGAGAAGCTCGGTGGTTAGGAGCAGTACTGgtcctgcagaagacccaggtttggttcctaccACTCACATCGTGGGTCACATCCATCCAGTTCCAtagaatccaacaccctcttctggcttccataatCAGTACACAAGTGGTACGCATACTTACAcaggcaacacatatacataaaaagggaatctttttttaaaatatacaaaaagaataaagaaacacatacaaGGACAAGGAAACTATGTACAACAGCCATTTGGAATGACTAAAttattgtggaataatctttttgtacactgtgaagatgtgtctttgccaaggcaccttctgattggctaGTCAAGAAGAGGTTAgacaggacttctgggcagagagaaaggaagaagagatgaatctaggctggggtggggagtggagacCTAGAAGTACAAGATGTACAatatggaagagaggtaaaaagccatgaggcaaaacatagattaatataactgggttaatttaaattataagagttagtaggataagcctaagctatagccgagctttcataattaatcacGAGTCTCCGTGTCATTACTGAGGAGCTGGCatacagagaaagactcactacAAAAAACTgtcatttataaataaagaagctaagcagaaaaaactcatttttttctgaaactagtttgtagaccagctggtctcaaactcacagaaatccacctggctcagcctcctgagtcctgggtgtAAAGGTGCACAACCGCAGTGCCAGGCAGGAACTGAGTCCCAGGTCTAACGGTGCACAAACGCAGTGCCAGGCAGGAACATTCCTTATTTATTTGCTCTTTGCCagacagggtcccactatgtaactttggctgtcctggaactcagagatccatctgcctttgcctcccatggACTGGACTAAAGGTTCGCACCACTAGACCTGGCCACGTGACATTTTGTTCGTGTGTTCTTATCACCTCATCCCCATTCTAGAACATTACTTTCTCTCACTGAACATTTTTCCTTAGCCTATAATTAACGTCAAAATCTGAGTACTCGGAAAAGTCTACCAGCAGAGACTTCAATGTTTGCCAATTTATACAATTATATTAATACTGAGGAAAAAACTACCGGATTCTATTACTATCAAGGCAAGAAGTGGGAATGAGTCACCCACCTATCGAAAAAGATCCTGAGTCAGCCTAGATTTTAAATTGCCTACTTGAACCATAGTGGCATCCTCACTACTTAAGAATCATGCCCAAGAGTCAGGCACAGGAAATATATTCGGTAATTACGTGATGACTGAATAAGCAATTAAATGATCAAAGGGCAGAAACAACAACTGTGCAGTCTGGACCACGAAGACGGttcagtgagtaagagcacttgctacctagcctgacaacttgagttcaatccccaggacccacttggTGCGCGGAGATTCATGCACGTTGTCCTCTGGCCTGTCCATGCGTATTGTGGTACGTATGTATACAGTGCcccacagacacacgcacagacacacacacacaaagtaaataaatgtaatgaaataaaaacacattttggcATGTGAGAGAAACTAAAACACGGCCTTATTGGTTAATGACAGAGCTGGTTAAAGGAATCACATGAAAACACGAAACAGCAGTGCTTAGCACCCCCAACGAAAAGTTATAGCTCATATTAATTACTACCACCAAATAGTTATAGCTCATATTAATTACCACCACCAAATAGCTAGCAGTGCACAACTCGAACATTTGTTTTACAGAGATTAATTAATTCTGCTCAAACTGACAATAATTTAAACTAGACATGTAGCACactgctttaatcccaggattcgagagccagaggcaggcagatctgtgagtttgaggacagtgaTCCACACAGTGAAATCCAAAACAttcagagaccttgtctcaaattaaaaaaagtaaatagataatttaaaaatagcaaatacAACTGAGAGCAAAAGTGTGCAGAGTAAGCAAGGAATCCACGGCTCACCACCCTCAAAGTATGTAAAATCATAGTTTAAAAACTAGGTGTTGGGTATCAAATCCCTTCTTACCTAATGGAAAGCCAAAGACACCGGACTGTGTGATCATAGCTTGTTCCTGGGAACCCTCTTGGCTAGCAATAGTGATATTTCGTAGCCTAAGGCTATCATAAAGGCCTTGGAGCTTTTGATACTGGCGATTGCGCTCCATAAGTTTTTCAGAGATATCACTAAACTTTTTCTTGtattcttctagaactttcttcaTGGAGGTGACCTCTCCTTTCATAGAGGTCAATTCTACATCCTTGCTCTGTATTTGCTGAGTATATATCTTTTCCATCTGCTTCAGATGGCCCTCAGCCTTGCTGAAATTATACTCTTGATAGAGACGTTCCTGGTGCACCTGTGAATGAAGGAGAAGCAGTACAGCGTCATAGACTTTAACCCCATTTGAGCTCAGGTGAAAAGGATGCTTAAATAGGGATATGATTTTTACAATATTTAAAGCCAGGTTAGAAACATAATCATGCTGGGCAGTGTGGTAcacattttaatcccagtacttggaggcagaggcaggcggatctctatgggttcgaggccagcctggtctacagagtgagtcagtacagttaggactacacagagaaaccctatctcaaaaaaacaaacaacaaacaaaaaaacccacaatcaCAACATACAGTGAGGTGATTACAGAAAATGGGCTACTCAGAAAACCGTATCAAAATAAGTATGCCTTATCTGTGAGTAACATATATCCTGAAAGTTCTAAAGAAATGTAACAGAAGTTAGGTGTGAAGGTTTATGCATGTAGTAGTCACAGACGTAGGAACTGTGCAGGAGGATCACTTCAAGGTAAGCCATCTCAGCCATCTGGGCAACAGGAGccaaagccaagaaaaaaatacatgtttacatgatacatgcacacatatgaagtCCAATTTCCAAATAATCCAGACTTATAAAAATAAGACCCCCTATATCCTTATAGGAAATATTCTTGTTTCCTAGAATGTATATACGTTTAACCCATGTTGGGCAGAACCTGTAACTAGAACATAGCAAACAAAACAGGAGGTCACTTCTCTAGTACATAAGACCGCAAAGTCTATCTTCCTTGGAGATGCCCTTCCTTGCTGACTGGAAAAAGCAGTCATGATGGGAAAAACTAGAATGGGAGCAATTGCAAAATACTGAGGCCCCACAAGATTAAGTCAGAATGAATCAGACCTGAATACAAACTGCAAACCAACTTGTAAGCGATAACACAAGGGAGAGCGggcgggccgtggtggcgcacgcctttaatcccagcacttgggaggcagagacaggtggatctctgtgagtt is a genomic window of Chionomys nivalis chromosome 12, mChiNiv1.1, whole genome shotgun sequence containing:
- the Ccnb1ip1 gene encoding E3 ubiquitin-protein ligase CCNB1IP1 gives rise to the protein MSLYEDMLLCNYRKCRLKLSGYAWVTACSHIFCDEHGSGEFSRSPALCPACNSTLSGKLDIVRTELSPSEEYKAMVLAGLRPEVVLDISSRALAFWTYQVHQERLYQEYNFSKAEGHLKQMEKIYTQQIQSKDVELTSMKGEVTSMKKVLEEYKKKFSDISEKLMERNRQYQKLQGLYDSLRLRNITIASQEGSQEQAMITQSGVFGFPLVNSSKFPLDRTPVGSRGGGDEDVQFRPFFVDSPAAPEPTNSFFNFASQNQEAEQQACSRAFKAKRV